The DNA region TGCAGCACCACAGTTCACGAGTTTCAATCCACGCGGCCCACGCGGGCCGCGATGAAAGGAGTGTGAAGGAATGAACATTGACGAATGGTTTCAATCCACGCGGCCCACGCGGGCCGCGATTGCTCCTCGATTCGCTTGGCGCTCTGATGTAAGGTTTCAATCCACGCGGCCCACGCGGGCCGCGATTTTTTTATTTGCGCATCGTTGAAACCCATAGACGGTTTCAATCCACGCGGCCCACGCGGGCCGCGATGGCAACCGATCATAATCCACCGATTGCACTTGCTGTTTCAATCCACGCGGCCCACGCGGGCCGCGATGCCGTCAGTCTAAGTCCTTGCCACGAAAGACGCAATGATTCTCATCTCGCGAACCCCCAGTAAGATGCGTTGGAGCTCTAGGCGCGGAACTCGTGCAAATCCTGAAAACCAATACCGTTCCCGATTTATAAAAATCGCGAACGGTCGAGGCGGATGCCGTGCGCTTGGCATTCGCAACCTAAGCAATGAGGGGTCCGTCGACGTCGTATCCGGGCCTCGCGCCCGCGTGTTCCACCCGGCGCTGCCAGTGCTTGCCCAAGAAGTAAAACCGCAAACTGTCTGTGGCCGGGTCGATAATTTCCAGAAGACGCAGCTTGCATACTGTCCATTGGGCAGGATCGACCTTCAATTCGAACACGGAATTCTGAACGCGCTGGCCGAAGTCGAGGCATGTCTTGGCTACGTGCCGCAGCCGGCGGCGGCCTTCGGCGGTCGTCGTACTCACATCATAGGTCACGAGAACATACATCGCTGATTCGGCCCTCGGAAGTCGGTGAGTCGAATTCGGATGTTTTTACAATTTTGCCGGCGTCAGCGCCAGATGAACGGTGGATATGCGTCCAAGTCGCCGCGGAGCCGGCGAGCCAACAGCCTCGCCTGCAAATGAATGAGCAGGCCGACACTCACTCGCTCGCCCAGCACCGGGTGCACTATTTCATCTTGCTTTCGCTTTTGATAGGCCACCAGCACCTCCTTGCGCGTGGCGTCGTCCATCAGCACGGCCCCCGTCTCGGTTTTCTTAAACCCGCTGGCCGTCACTTGCCGGCGGTTCACGAGCGAGAGCGCGAGACGGTCGGCAATGAAGGGGCGAAACTCCTCCATCAAGTCCAGCGCCAATCCCGGCCGCCCCGGACGATCGCGGTGCAGGAAACCGACGGCCGCGTCCAAACCGGTCGCTTCACACGCCGAGCGCGAGTCGTGAGCCAGCATAGCGTACAGGAACGAGAGCAGCGCATTCACCGGATCGAGCGGAGGACGACGGCTCCGCAAGTTGAACGTGAATTCCGAGCTCTGTTTCGCGATCAGCGCGGGAAACGCGCCGAAATAGACATCGGCCGCGCCCCCTTCGATCCCGCGCAGCGTGTTGAGCGATTCACAATCTCGGGCCGATTGAATGTCGCAAGCCAGGCGATTGATGGCCCCTTGGAGATTGGCGCCGATCGCCGGATCGTTTGCATCGCGGACGGCGCGGAGCAGCACCGAGCGGCAATTGGCGATTTTCGCCGCCACCATATTGCGAGCCACAAGGCAACTTGCAGCCAGATCGTCGGCCACGCGATACTGCTGGCGGCGCAGAAGCACATTGCCAGGAGTGAAGCCGACAATCGCGGCGCGAAATCGGCCATACGCGTCGACCATCGAAATCGTAACGCCGCCGGCGGCGCAAGCGCCCATCAGCGAAGGGCTGCAGCCGACGCGGCCAAAGCAGACCACTCCGTCCAAATTGTGCAAGGGCACGCGAAGCTTGGTTTGCCG from Pirellulales bacterium includes:
- the cas2 gene encoding CRISPR-associated endonuclease Cas2; translated protein: MYVLVTYDVSTTTAEGRRRLRHVAKTCLDFGQRVQNSVFELKVDPAQWTVCKLRLLEIIDPATDSLRFYFLGKHWQRRVEHAGARPGYDVDGPLIA
- the cas1c gene encoding type I-C CRISPR-associated endonuclease Cas1c, producing MKQHLNTLFVTTEGAYLAKQGEAIAVNVERQTKLRVPLHNLDGVVCFGRVGCSPSLMGACAAGGVTISMVDAYGRFRAAIVGFTPGNVLLRRQQYRVADDLAASCLVARNMVAAKIANCRSVLLRAVRDANDPAIGANLQGAINRLACDIQSARDCESLNTLRGIEGGAADVYFGAFPALIAKQSSEFTFNLRSRRPPLDPVNALLSFLYAMLAHDSRSACEATGLDAAVGFLHRDRPGRPGLALDLMEEFRPFIADRLALSLVNRRQVTASGFKKTETGAVLMDDATRKEVLVAYQKRKQDEIVHPVLGERVSVGLLIHLQARLLARRLRGDLDAYPPFIWR